Proteins encoded in a region of the Stieleria neptunia genome:
- a CDS encoding ABC transporter permease, translating into MRFSALILKNLTRRPLRAALTLIALTMAVASVVALRGIAKGFTESFADIYESHSIDIVVSRQGTADRLSSSVSEAAIVQIEQLGGVAKAAGVLLDTLSLEDQQIFGVPTMGIAADSWLRDDFRWRERRSGAKAGSTDTPPKQLSLGIHLAERAGISVGQNVMIFEEPYVVDGIFESSSVWENGSMVMPLDQLQAISDRNGQVTYINVLLDRAVDRGDARSIVDQIHGIDSRLHAMTTDEFVGTDTRMQLAAAMAWMTSIIALAIGAIGTLNTMMTSVLERTREIGVLRAVGWPRRRVIGMIVSESIMLALLASFFGGGLAILATDAMSRHPAVRGVLVPAIDAATLLEGTVLAVFIGLLGALLPAKRAASVMPTEALRNS; encoded by the coding sequence ATGCGATTTAGCGCGTTAATCCTGAAAAACCTGACTCGCCGCCCCTTAAGGGCCGCGCTGACCCTGATCGCGTTGACGATGGCGGTCGCGTCGGTCGTCGCGCTGCGGGGGATCGCCAAGGGATTCACCGAGTCGTTCGCGGACATCTACGAATCCCACTCGATCGACATCGTCGTCTCCCGTCAGGGCACCGCGGACCGCTTGAGCAGCAGCGTGAGCGAAGCGGCGATCGTGCAAATCGAGCAGCTCGGCGGCGTGGCGAAGGCCGCCGGCGTGCTGCTGGACACGCTCTCGCTGGAAGACCAGCAAATTTTCGGCGTCCCCACGATGGGCATCGCGGCGGACAGCTGGCTGCGCGATGATTTTCGCTGGCGCGAGCGGCGTTCCGGAGCGAAAGCTGGCTCGACGGACACGCCGCCGAAGCAGCTTTCCCTGGGGATTCATTTGGCCGAACGCGCGGGGATTTCGGTCGGCCAGAACGTGATGATTTTCGAAGAGCCGTACGTCGTGGACGGGATTTTCGAAAGTTCGAGCGTATGGGAAAACGGATCGATGGTGATGCCACTGGATCAGCTGCAAGCGATTTCCGACCGCAACGGGCAAGTGACGTACATCAACGTGCTGCTGGATCGGGCGGTCGACCGTGGTGACGCGCGATCGATTGTCGACCAGATTCACGGGATCGACAGCCGGCTTCACGCCATGACGACGGATGAATTCGTGGGGACCGACACCCGGATGCAACTGGCGGCGGCGATGGCCTGGATGACATCGATCATCGCCCTGGCGATCGGGGCGATCGGGACGCTCAACACGATGATGACCAGCGTTTTGGAACGAACGCGTGAAATCGGCGTGCTCCGCGCCGTCGGCTGGCCGCGGCGGCGTGTGATCGGCATGATCGTCTCCGAATCGATCATGCTGGCGTTGCTGGCCAGTTTTTTTGGCGGCGGCCTCGCAATCCTTGCCACCGATGCAATGAGCCGACATCCCGCGGTTCGCGGGGTGCTGGTGCCGGCAATCGACGCCGCAACGTTGTTGGAAGGTACGGTTTTGGCGGTCTTTATCGGGCTGCTCGGGGCGCTGTTGCCAGCGAAACGTGCCGCTTCGGTAATGCCGACCGAAGCATTGCGAAACTCTTGA